One window of the Pyxicephalus adspersus chromosome 5, UCB_Pads_2.0, whole genome shotgun sequence genome contains the following:
- the LOC140331007 gene encoding regulator of G-protein signaling 9-binding protein B-like: MPIQNNKVGNEACINSLKIREECWSVVEALNKVVACYRHLAVSVGGSSDSKRLRDELRRTRERAQELALSNRNKLTAALRDKQLTKGDRMELERLWVQFSSGLELFHTDMCKVYELGLSVPLSAGNQPAIQTGNTGSTSAIASRALSVQNITHSESPPNNKEKLEDNELEKEILKVDQMITDMELKVNVLRWTVEATANMNDELDSTDVSSTALLSMDEKESRNCCNGCSLLCL; encoded by the exons ATGCCTATCCAAAATAACAAGGTGGGCAATGAAGCATGCATAAACTCCCTGAAAATCAGAGAAGAATGCTGGTCAGTGGTGGAAGCATTGAATAAG GTGGTGGCATGCTACAGACATTTGGCAGTCTCTGTTGGAGGTTCCTCCGACAGTAAACGTCTGCGTGATGAATTGAGACGCACCCGAGAAAGGGCCCAGGAGCTGGCATTAAGCAACAGGAACAAACTGACAGCTGCTCTTCGGGATAAACAGCTAACCAAAGGAGACCGCATGGAGTTAGAACGTCTCTGGGTACAGTTTTCCAGTGGTTTGGAGCTTTTCCACACTGACATGTGTAAGGTGTATGAGCTTGGGCTGTCCGTTCCCCTCTCTGCAGGCAATCAGCCAGCAATACAGACTGGCAATACAG GCAGTACCTCTGCTATCGCCTCCAGGGCACTAAGTGTCCAAAACATCACCCACAGTGAGTCACCaccaaataataaagaaaagcttGAAGACAACGAGCTAGAAAAAGAAATACTCAAGGTGGACCAGATGATCACTGACATGGAGCTCAAAGTGAATGTCCTAAGATGGACTGTAGAAGCAACAGCAAATATGAATGATGAGCTTGACAGCACTGATGTGTCTTCCACAGCTTTGCTTTCAATGGATGAAAAAGAAAGTCGCAACTGCTGTAATGGATGCAGTTTACTGTGTCTTTGA